A portion of the Elephas maximus indicus isolate mEleMax1 chromosome 13, mEleMax1 primary haplotype, whole genome shotgun sequence genome contains these proteins:
- the FOXB1 gene encoding forkhead box protein B1 — translation MPRPGRNTYSDQKPPYSYISLTAMAIQSSPEKMLPLSEIYKFIMDRFPYYRENTQRWQNSLRHNLSFNDCFIKIPRRPDQPGKGSFWALHPSCGDMFENGSFLRRRKRFKVLKSDHLAPSKPAEAAQYLQQQAKLRLGALAAAGTPLPQLPAAYHLGAGAQPSSFKHPFAIENIIAREYKMPGGLAFSAVPPVPAAYPLPNQLTSMGSSLGPGWPHVYGAAGVIDSATPISMAGGDYSAYGVPLKPLCHAAGQTLPAIPVPIKPTPAAVPALPALPAPIPALLSHSPPSLSPTSSQTATSQSSPATPSETLTSPASALHSVAVH, via the coding sequence ATGCCTCGGCCCGGTCGCAACACCTACAGCGACCAGAAGCCGCCCTACTCGTACATCTCGCTGACCGCCATGGCCATCCAGAGCTCGCCCGAGAAGATGCTGCCGCTGAGCGAGATCTACAAGTTCATCATGGACCGCTTCCCCTACTACCGGGAGAACACGCAGCGCTGGCAGAACAGCCTGCGCCACAACCTCTCCTTCAACGACTGCTTCATCAAGATCCCGCGGAGGCCCGACCAGCCGGGCAAGGGCAGCTTCTGGGCGCTGCACCCCAGCTGCGGGGACATGTTCGAGAACGGCAGCTTCCTGAGGCGCCGCAAGCGCTTCAAGGTGCTCAAGTCGGACCACCTGGCGCCCAGCAAGCCGGCGGAGGCGGCGCAGTACCTGCAGCAGCAGGCCAAGCTCCGCCTGGGCGCGCTGGCCGCCGCGGGCACGCCCCTGCCGCAGCTGCCGGCCGCCTACCACCTGGGCGCCGGGGCGCAGCCCTCCAGCTTCAAGCACCCCTTCGCCATCGAGAACATCATTGCGCGCGAGTACAAGATGCCGGGGGGGCTGGCTTTCTCCGCCGTACCGCCGGTGCCGGCCGCCTACCCGCTCCCCAACCAGCTGACTTCCATGGGTAGCTCGCTGGGCCCCGGCTGGCCGCACGTGTACGGCGCCGCCGGCGTGATCGACTCGGCCACCCCCATCTCCATGGCCGGCGGCGACTACAGCGCCTACGGCGTGCCGCTGAAGCCGCTGTGCCACGCGGCCGGCCAGACGCTGCCCGCCATCCCCGTGCCCATCAAGCCCACGCCGGCCGCCGTGCCCGCGCTGCCCGCGCTGCCCGCGCCCATCCCCGCCTTGCTCTCGCACTCGCCTCCCTCGCTCAGCCCCACGTCCTCGCAGACAGCCACCAGCCAAAGCAGCCCCGCCACCCCCAGCGAGACGCTCACCAGCCCGGCCTCCGCCTTGCACTCGGTGGCGGTGCACTGA